The segment CCAGATTTTTAAGATGCGAAAAACGTTTCATTACCATCCGGAAGCACGGGGCATTGGTCTTTTCCTGGTAAAAAATCAGGTAGAAGCGATGGGTGGGAGTATTACTGTTCAGAGTACCGAAAATAAGGGCACAACCTTTACCATACTGTTTAAAAAACAGAATGACAAACAATGAGTGCCCAGTCAACCATAGCCCTTATCGATGATGATGAAATTTTCCAGTTCACAACTTTGCGGATTGTTAAATTGACAAACCTGCCCTATACCGTAACACAATTCTTTAACGGTGACCAGGCCCTTAGCTATTTAAACAAAAATTCAGAAGACGCTGAAAAATTACCCGATGTAATTTTGTTGGATATTAATATGCCGATAGTGGATGGATGGATGTTTTTGGATGAATTTAAAACACTAAAACAAAAGCTGAAAAAAAAGATCACGATCTATATGGTCAGCTCATCCATTGCACCAGAGGACGTTAACCGGGCGAAAGCCAATCCATTGGTATCCGATTACCTGGTTAAACCGCTGTCAGTCGAAACAGTGAAGCAAGTTTTGTCGATGAATTAGTTTAGCAAGCAATTCTGCCAGCATCGGTATCAAACCGGTTTCTTTTTTTTATCGAACAGCCCTTTCTGTAATTCAACACCTGCGCTTGCTTTTGCCGAAAGTATCAACTGGATGTTGTGCCGGGTTACCAGGTGTGAATGAAAATTAAGTTCCCAGGTTTCAAAGTGAACGTTCAATTTCTTTCCCAATTTCCCTTTTTCCAGGCCTTTATCGATCAACTCCGGAACTTGGGCAAAAAAAGTCTCGGCCGACAATGACAGGTAAGGCCTAATCCGCTCAACAACCTGATCGTGCGCAAACCAACTGGCTGCTGTTAACAACCGCTGTTCGGAAGCCAGGTCAAAACCGAAATTTTCAATGACAACCTTTTTCTCTACCGAATCAAATCCCAACGTACCTTTAAGATAAACCGTTGCCCTTAGGTCACCGCGCAACGTTATACCCATGGCCAATCCTTCGGGTGTTCCGTACAACTCGCTTGATTGAATACGCACCGCGTGACCACCAAACGAGAAACGCATCGTATCCACCACCTGGTTTATGATGGCATTAATTTCAGTAAACGGTAAGGTTACCAAAATATAGGCTTCCACGTTAGGTTCGCTTATTACCTGATGTTTCAGTTTTGGCAGCTTACCGGATTTTGTGAGCGCATTTGCCGAATCCAACACCGTGTACAATTGCGCCTTTAACCGGGCATTAACCAGTAGCGTGTCTTCTGAAACCGGAAAGAGCCTCGCATCAATTTCCGAAGCTTCAGCCTTAAGCCATACCGGCACAACATTTCGGTTAAGTCGGATGGGCTTTTGAATATCAGACCAAAGTTTTTCGATGGATGGCCTGATTTTGATAATGTCTTTGGCCGATTCGTCCAGCCGGGTAACTACTTCAGTTCTATGGTTCTCCAGTATTTTTTCAATAGAGCCCTTCAGGTTGAATTTTATCCCGGCAATAGTAAGCCGTGGCTCCTCCACCCACACGATTGATTTTAATTCGGTTTTTGGGGCCAGGTTCCACGCATCATCAAGGTACAGGTTTGAAAAAAGGGTGATAATAATTTTTGCCTGTACAGGTTCTTTGTTCCGGATACGGATGCCGATCACCTTACTGTTAAGGTACCCTTCCACCTGAACAGGCACCGTATAGGTAATTCCGCGTTCACCATCGTACTTCAACCGGATCGGTTGAAACCGTGAGATGAACAGGTGCACGCTATCAT is part of the Cyclobacteriaceae bacterium genome and harbors:
- a CDS encoding DUF4403 family protein, with product MIFIIAFAACKRINPEAPARIQLDSTLVVPVSELSVPVYFPVKELENMVNEKLKARIVEAHMAINDKDDSVHLFISRFQPIRLKYDGERGITYTVPVQVEGYLNSKVIGIRIRNKEPVQAKIIITLFSNLYLDDAWNLAPKTELKSIVWVEEPRLTIAGIKFNLKGSIEKILENHRTEVVTRLDESAKDIIKIRPSIEKLWSDIQKPIRLNRNVVPVWLKAEASEIDARLFPVSEDTLLVNARLKAQLYTVLDSANALTKSGKLPKLKHQVISEPNVEAYILVTLPFTEINAIINQVVDTMRFSFGGHAVRIQSSELYGTPEGLAMGITLRGDLRATVYLKGTLGFDSVEKKVVIENFGFDLASEQRLLTAASWFAHDQVVERIRPYLSLSAETFFAQVPELIDKGLEKGKLGKKLNVHFETWELNFHSHLVTRHNIQLILSAKASAGVELQKGLFDKKKKPV
- a CDS encoding response regulator, translated to MSAQSTIALIDDDEIFQFTTLRIVKLTNLPYTVTQFFNGDQALSYLNKNSEDAEKLPDVILLDINMPIVDGWMFLDEFKTLKQKLKKKITIYMVSSSIAPEDVNRAKANPLVSDYLVKPLSVETVKQVLSMN